The Hippocampus zosterae strain Florida chromosome 2, ASM2543408v3, whole genome shotgun sequence genome contains the following window.
TTGTACTTAATGAAGTGGATGTCCTGTGTATACATAAGGTCAACCAAAacattacagtattttcactgCTGTAAtcttattctgtttttttttttcaaattcatctttacatttggtatattaagatattttgtgatgttttctttaatcaacgtatatcttctcagagataaactcttgaactcgctttggaatgattgcaagtgagataaactcttgaactcggctttggaatgattgcaagtgagataaactcttgaactcgcTGCATAACTTGCTTGCCACAGCGACTTCATAGTTTGCTTTGCTATGTTCCTGAATTGTCGAAACTTGTTTGCAAAAGAGGGAACAAGGCAAGATGTTCTCGTggaatgccacttggttacacaacaaacagtgtggcgtagggggaGGTGAGAAttgccactcacccctcccgatgcacacactttagaggataaaaggagggaagCGATGCTCCTTTAGCAGAGTCTGCTGcgggtagcgtacggacgcccagctcgtattgaagctcactctgctgagggtgttggctctccaccctaatggcatacggtaagagtatatcatctttagcttcatacaacttgtttgaactgtgttatcatttctgcgtgggaccaataaagtgcctactgttggtagccagaagtgtcttgtcgttatttctgagtgcctatctccgacgatcctatTAAAATTGACACTCACACCGATTGAgtgtcagaagtgtttcaaaacaacattacattaaaatgaaaaacaaaacacttgttttGTCAGTGGActgcttctattttttttttacccacttGGTATTTGAATTACGGTAATGCATCTTCCAGGTTGATTGCACATCCAAAATGTTGGCTCGCGTACTGTGACCACACCACAAAGTTCTTAGTTTGCCAGATGTTAGACAgaacccctcccccgcccccaccccctccgcaaATCTCTTTATTATTGTGTTCCCTCTGTGAGAGGCAAAATACTTTTACAGTGATCAGTTGACCATTTTTTATGATGAGCTGAGGAAAAGAGGGTCACATTTTGAAAGAGTGATTCAATGTTGGAATTGGATTACTTCTCTCTGACTGCCCTCATTTCTGGACTGGATTGGACTGTACAAGCAAATTCCAATGGGGCAGACAAACACAAGAGGTCACCATGTAGAAGGGAGTTGCAGGGGAGATCAGCTGCAAATGGTTTCCTCTTCAAGTGTTTCATAAAGAGCAGGCTTCAGATAGCTGTATGATTAATATGCTGATGTGCCCGTATTATGGATGAAAAGCAGATATAGCCGTGTTGAAGATGTTATGAGATGGGTTGGTCCAATGTGTAAAGTAGATCCTGTCATGTTGGAGTGTTGCTACATTCCGGTAAACATGTTTTCATTGATGGCATACTTCGGGAAGTAATCGTGCAACACacttctcatttatttatttattttaaatagcaAGACAGGAAATGATTTGAGCTAAAAATTTGTATGATCTGAATActtccggcggcccggtagtccagtggttagcacatcggcttcacggtgcagaggtaccgggttcgattccagctccgacctacctgtgtggagtttgcatgttctccccgggtctgcgtgggttttctccgggtgctccggtttcctcccacattccaaaaacatgcgtggcaggctaattgaacactctaaattgtccctaggtgggagtgtgagcgcggatggttgttcgtctctgtgtgccctgcgattggctggcaaccgattcagggtgtcccccgcctactgcccggagacagctgggataggctccagcaccccccgcgaccctcgtgaggatcaagcggtacggaagatgaatgaatgaatgaatgttttcattgATGGCATACTTCGGGAAGTAATCGTGCAACACActtcccatttatttatttattttaaatagcaAGACAGGAAATGATTTGAGCTAAAAATTTGTATGATCTGAATACTTCCGATGTACACCCCGTAACCACCGTTGaaggaaaatgtttatttaaaaaaaaaaacactctcctTTCTCCTTCTGTATTTTTGTCATGAAGTTGATTGTCGTCAACTCAGCAGGGCTTACTGCATGCATGACCGCAGGTTGTCCTGCAGCATTTCTGCTCCTCTGGACATTGACCATCATGGTAGCAGTACTCTGCACACATGGGAGTTCCTTGGGGCAGAGCGCAACGGCCCGGCTTCACTGACAtagcaaaagacaaaagaatgCACGGttacaaagcaaaaaaagtacCCAACGGATTAATGGCGACCACGGAGGCACTCAAAACTATTAAGCTAACCTTTGTAAGGTACCGTGCACTCGTGTCCGCATCCGTTGGAGCAGCATTTCTCCTCATTGGGACAGTCACTGTCGTCAGAGCAAAACTCGGCACACTGCCCAAAGCCCCACTTTCGACGCGGACACACTCCTGGCTTATCTGAAAATCAGAACCCAAAATGAGCAGGTTTTCATGAAATGTTCTGTCAACCCCGCGTTGTAACAGCTACAGTTGCTGTGAAAGCGCCATATTAAATCAAATGTACGGGAGGGTGTGTTGCAGAGTAGCACTGAAGTGTGATAAACTTCCACGATGGGAAAATCGTACTGAAAGAAGGAGGGACGCAGGAGGCTCCACAGTCAAAGACGCAACACTTGTGGTTCTCAGGGCAGTCTTGATCACGCGCGCAGCCCTTGCGTGATGGCACCACTTGCAGAAGACGCGGGCATCGGCCCGCTTTCGGGAGAATCTCTGatggggaggagaagaaaaaaaaaacccccaaaaaaatccagaatTAGACGAGTCAACTCGAGAGAgttgttttgaaaatggctAAGAAAATGATAAAGGTCTTACCTGTCAAATTGTTTCGGGAATTCTGAGTAAAAACAACCTCAAACTGCACAAATGCACCGAGCGCTATAACCAACGTACAAACTGTGAACTTATCCATACTTCGACAAGAATGTGCTCGTTTTCCCCCAGTTAGGACAAACACGACTTTCAGACTGGGGTCGCCCTGGAAGAGGATGCTGGGTCCCTGTGCCTGTACGATACAATCACATTAGATCCGAATATGTTCTAAgagctatttttttcctcatgaaatCATTAACTATGTATGTGTGGCTCCGTAGCAATCAGATTTAAGATCTTCCTACATGTCCCGTTTAAGATAAACAGTAATCCTTTTCGGGATCGATTGGTTGGTCAGATCTAAATCCAGATCCCGATTAATCGTTTTATTGAGTTATTTGCACCAAATTAGTTATAGCAACCACTAAAGAAATCGTATTCACGATTTTTCCATAGTATTAAATGAGAAATATTTAAATAGCGCTTTCTCAAGAGCTGCAGCTCtatcaaagcactttacagagcatttaacataaaatagcGCAAACAATACAACGTAACATAAAACACGCACAATATaatcatgtttgcactgtggttgagagagaaaagttatttcatttgtgctttatgtttcacacagagcatatttgacaataacaaCTGACTTGATAActattcctgcatacactttgaagCAGTTACCGATAAAGAGAGACTCGATATCCTTTCTCCACTGGATCATAACAATGTGCGTGACGTCACTCAGGTCGGCTCCAAACTAAATTTGAGAGTAAACAAGAATTGTCGAGTCATAAAGTAAGCAAATTGTCTTCGTAAAATATTGTGATGTCTTAAACTCATACAATCTCACAAAATGActgtaaaacatttgttttgcctCCAAGAAATTAAGGATGCATCTTTGTCGAATGTTCCATTTTTACACACGCAATATGGCAACTTATACACGTCCAATATGGTGTCTAAGGGGTTATCATCGTATACATTTCCGCGTCTGTGCGAAACACGTCACGTGTCCAAATAGGAACTTCCCTCCCCAATAGGAAACGAGAACACGAAAGCAGAAATATTAACTTCAGGTGGCGGTAATGCGCACGGACCCTGGTTGCCAACTATCCCTGGAGAAAGAAGAAACACAATCGCGATGGATAAGGAATATGTGCAAATATTGCTTCTGACTTTGCGAGTTTATATTGGAATCCGTCATCGACTCCTTCAGTTTCTCCGTGACATGCATCAACAGAGATTACGTAACAGGAAGAAGGTAACTTTAAAAGTATTGTTATGATGAACACTGCGACCTATTTTCCCGATCTCGCTCCAAGTCTCAAATCTTCGTTATGTCCCCGTGATTCGTCAGTCCACAGCTTGTTAACGCGTGCGTTCGATTGAATTTTGCGGATAAATCAGGCCCCATCTTTGTTTTAAAAGTGAACAATGAATATGATTTTTCGAGGGGTCAATACTTCAAAAAAGGGAAGTAATGAACCATCTTATCATTTGATTTGTCCAGCTCAACCATTATTGGGATACTTTTTGCAACATgcagaattgtatttaatttgtcAATTTATAATGTTGctgtttcccccccaaaaatactcAGGAACCTTAAACGTGCTAAATAAACATTTCAGAATAAATACTTTACGATGAAGTCACgttacattttatttggatACTAATTAATTATACAATTTTAGCGTTATTCTAATAATAAGGTTGTAAATCAATGCTTACGTTAGAGTTTACCCACATGAACATTATTCCAGCTCGTTTAACTGCTTTGGCAGTtggtaaagaaacaaaacaataataaatggaACTTAATCTGTTATTTTATCATCAAGCGGGATGGACAATGTCTTCTTAACGGTGTCTCAGAATcactttattacagctgcagttATTGTTTATCTTGGGTCAACTCAAATTTACAGGTGCTGTTGTGGCTCATATCAAGGCGAGCGCCACCTTCCGTGTGGATGCGCCCGCGTTCTCGGCACTGGTGGGACCACGTTGTTCCGGATTTCAGCCCTTCGCAGTTCCAGCAGAATTTCCATTTATCCAGGAAGACCTTTGAGTACATCTGCAGTCGGGTGAAACATGCCATGGGGAGAAGGGACACAAATTTCCGTCCCTCGATCCCTTTTGAAAAGAGAGTCGCCATTGCCGTTTGGAAGCTCGCCAACGGCGGTGGCTACAAGACCATTAGCCGTCTCTTTGGGGTGGGCCTGAGCACCGTGTACTTGTGTGTGCGAGACTTCTGCGTCGCGGTCACTAAGCTACTCCTTCCCATCCACATCAGATGCCCCGA
Protein-coding sequences here:
- the LOC127591616 gene encoding whey acidic protein-like encodes the protein MDKFTVCTLVIALGAFVQFEVVFTQNSRNNLTEILPKAGRCPRLLQVVPSRKGCARDQDCPENHKCCVFDCGASCVPPSFNKPGVCPRRKWGFGQCAEFCSDDSDCPNEEKCCSNGCGHECTVPYKVKPGRCALPQGTPMCAEYCYHDGQCPEEQKCCRTTCGHACSKPC